One stretch of Thermanaerosceptrum fracticalcis DNA includes these proteins:
- the rplQ gene encoding 50S ribosomal protein L17, with protein MAYRKLGRNTGQRRALLRSIVTSLLKNGRIQTTESKAKELTSIAEKMVTLAKQGDLHARRQAAAYLLDESVVKDLFDNIGKKYADRQGGYTRIIKVGNRRGDAAPVVIVELV; from the coding sequence ATGGCCTACAGAAAACTTGGACGCAATACGGGACAACGTCGTGCTCTTTTAAGAAGCATCGTAACCTCTCTTCTTAAAAACGGACGTATCCAGACTACAGAGTCGAAAGCCAAAGAGCTGACCAGTATTGCCGAGAAGATGGTTACGCTAGCCAAACAAGGTGATCTTCACGCCCGTCGTCAAGCGGCTGCCTACCTTTTGGACGAGAGCGTTGTAAAAGATTTATTTGATAACATTGGCAAGAAATATGCTGACCGCCAAGGGGGATATACCCGGATTATCAAAGTAGGGAACCGTCGCGGTGATGCAGCACCTGTGGTGATAGTAGAGTTAGTTTAG
- a CDS encoding energy-coupling factor transporter ATPase translates to MVKEMIVIENLVHKYRTPQSGEFAALKGVSLQIAKGEFVVIIGHNGSGKSTLAKHLNALLLPHSGRVLVNGIDTREKEKLWEIRQQVGMVFQNPDNQLIATTVEEDVAFGPENLGIPPAEIRRRVDEAMNSVGMSQYKTKAPHLLSGGQKQRVAIAGIVAMRPQVLVLDEPTAMLDPVGRAEVMETVFRLNREEGLTVVHITHFMEEAAHAHRVVVMEEGQIVMEGSPREIFAQVDRLKELRLDVPPMTELSATLRKEGVKISPDILTVEEMVVALCP, encoded by the coding sequence GTGGTGAAAGAAATGATCGTCATTGAGAATTTAGTTCATAAATACCGGACACCCCAAAGTGGGGAGTTTGCCGCCTTAAAAGGGGTAAGCTTGCAAATTGCCAAAGGTGAATTCGTGGTGATTATTGGCCACAATGGTTCAGGCAAATCCACTTTGGCCAAACATTTAAACGCCCTGCTTTTACCCCATAGCGGGAGGGTCCTGGTGAATGGCATTGATACCCGGGAAAAAGAAAAGCTGTGGGAGATCAGACAGCAGGTGGGCATGGTTTTTCAGAATCCCGATAACCAGTTGATCGCCACCACGGTGGAAGAAGATGTGGCCTTTGGCCCGGAGAACTTAGGGATCCCTCCTGCCGAAATTCGCAGGCGTGTGGATGAAGCCATGAATAGTGTGGGAATGAGTCAATATAAGACCAAAGCACCTCATCTGCTCTCAGGTGGACAGAAACAGCGGGTAGCTATAGCCGGTATCGTGGCCATGCGTCCCCAGGTCCTCGTACTGGATGAACCTACGGCCATGCTGGATCCTGTTGGCCGGGCGGAGGTAATGGAAACTGTTTTTCGTCTCAACCGGGAAGAGGGTCTTACCGTAGTACACATTACCCATTTTATGGAGGAAGCCGCCCACGCTCACCGGGTTGTCGTTATGGAAGAGGGCCAGATCGTCATGGAAGGGAGTCCAAGGGAAATCTTCGCCCAGGTGGACAGACTAAAAGAACTGCGCCTGGATGTTCCCCCTATGACTGAACTCAGCGCAACATTAAGGAAAGAAGGGGTTAAAATATCTCCGGATATTTTAACTGTTGAGGAAATGGTGGTGGCCTTATGTCCATAA
- a CDS encoding energy-coupling factor transporter ATPase gives MSITLHEVYHTYQPNTPFEYHALRNISLEIKEGEFVGIIGHTGSGKSTLVQHFNGLLKATQGRVLIDGVDISGKEVKLKEIRQKVGLVFQYPEHQLFEETVAADIAFGPKNLGLSPDKIVKRVKKAMAMVKLDYERYKDSSPFVLSGGEKRRVAIAGVLAMEPKYLVLDEPTAGLDPKGRDEILAQIADLHREAGLTVVLVSHSMDDVARLASRLIVMHQGEVVYNNHPRQVFSENNRLKKIGLDIPTVTKLMIALKEKGWPVRTDILTIEEAKGEILKAVKGGKPHA, from the coding sequence ATGTCCATAACCCTCCATGAGGTATACCATACCTACCAGCCTAACACTCCTTTTGAATACCATGCCCTGAGAAATATTTCTTTAGAAATAAAAGAAGGGGAATTTGTCGGGATTATCGGACATACGGGTTCGGGTAAATCCACCCTTGTCCAGCACTTTAACGGTCTACTAAAGGCTACCCAGGGTCGAGTTTTAATAGATGGTGTGGATATTAGCGGCAAAGAGGTAAAACTCAAAGAAATTCGTCAAAAAGTAGGCCTGGTTTTTCAATATCCGGAACATCAACTTTTCGAAGAAACTGTAGCGGCTGACATTGCTTTTGGTCCCAAGAATTTAGGTTTATCACCTGATAAGATTGTCAAAAGAGTAAAGAAGGCCATGGCCATGGTCAAACTTGATTATGAACGCTACAAGGACAGTTCACCCTTTGTTTTAAGCGGCGGGGAAAAAAGAAGGGTAGCCATCGCCGGTGTACTGGCCATGGAACCCAAATACCTGGTTTTGGATGAGCCCACGGCAGGCCTGGATCCCAAAGGAAGGGACGAAATTCTGGCCCAGATTGCGGATTTGCACCGGGAAGCCGGGCTAACCGTTGTGCTGGTTTCCCATAGTATGGATGATGTAGCCCGCCTGGCCAGCCGGCTTATTGTCATGCACCAGGGGGAAGTTGTCTATAATAATCACCCGCGCCAGGTTTTCAGCGAAAATAACCGGCTTAAAAAGATTGGCTTAGATATACCGACGGTAACAAAACTGATGATAGCCTTAAAGGAAAAGGGCTGGCCGGTACGAACAGACATACTGACGATTGAGGAAGCCAAAGGGGAAATTCTTAAAGCGGTTAAGGGGGGGAAGCCTCATGCTTAA
- a CDS encoding energy-coupling factor transporter transmembrane component T family protein: protein MLKDITIGQYIPGNSAIHQLDPRTKIITLVLYMVGLFLVNNVTGYAVVTGFTALVILLSGISLKIILKGLKPLLFIIVLTLGLHLFMTSGEIIWQWGFLKITSQGLRQGIFMALRLIFLVTITSLLTLTTTPIALTDGIEKVLKALFIPAAHELAMMMTIALRFIPTLIEETEKIMKAQMARGADFDTGGLLARAKSLIPLLVPLFLSSFRRADELAMAMEARCYRGGENRTRLKQLLMGTRDYFAFGITGLFLAITIVTRYMV, encoded by the coding sequence ATGCTTAAAGACATTACCATCGGTCAATATATACCGGGTAATTCCGCAATTCATCAATTAGACCCCCGGACTAAGATTATTACCCTTGTTCTCTATATGGTCGGTCTTTTTCTCGTTAACAATGTTACGGGATATGCTGTAGTTACAGGTTTTACCGCCCTTGTGATTTTACTTTCCGGCATCTCCCTGAAAATTATTTTGAAAGGATTAAAACCCCTTCTCTTTATTATAGTCTTAACCCTGGGCTTACACCTTTTTATGACTTCCGGAGAGATAATCTGGCAGTGGGGATTTTTGAAGATTACTTCCCAGGGGCTGCGCCAGGGTATTTTTATGGCACTGCGTCTTATTTTCCTTGTTACCATCACCTCTCTTTTAACCTTGACTACAACGCCCATTGCCCTTACGGACGGGATAGAGAAGGTATTAAAAGCATTGTTTATTCCGGCGGCCCACGAATTGGCCATGATGATGACTATTGCGCTCCGTTTTATTCCTACACTCATTGAGGAGACGGAAAAAATTATGAAAGCCCAGATGGCCAGGGGGGCGGATTTTGATACCGGGGGGTTATTAGCGAGGGCAAAGAGTTTAATTCCTCTTCTTGTTCCCCTGTTCTTAAGCTCTTTCCGGAGAGCCGATGAACTGGCCATGGCTATGGAAGCCAGGTGTTACCGGGGCGGCGAAAACCGGACACGTCTTAAACAACTATTGATGGGAACCAGGGATTATTTTGCTTTCGGGATAACCGGGCTCTTTTTAGCTATCACTATTGTAACCAGGTATATGGTGTAG
- the truA gene encoding tRNA pseudouridine(38-40) synthase TruA, whose amino-acid sequence MRNIKLVLAYDGTNYHGFQKQNNTRLKTIQGTLEDALRVLTKEEVKVIGSGRTDAGVHAQGQVVNFLSHTTIPPERFPLALNSVLPSDIVVWEAEDVPQEFHARFDAVKKTYRYTIYNDRHLSPFWRYFAYHVPVPLDIERMSVAAREFQGTHDFRGFCAKDTAVKDFVRTIYTCQVEKEGPLVTITVTGDGFLYNMVRIMTGTLIEVGLGKRRPEEIPGLLAAKERKLAGATVPPQGLCLWSVEYKNGN is encoded by the coding sequence ATGCGGAATATCAAGCTGGTTTTGGCTTATGACGGTACCAACTATCATGGTTTTCAGAAGCAAAACAATACCAGGCTCAAGACCATCCAGGGAACTTTGGAGGATGCTCTCCGGGTGCTGACCAAAGAAGAGGTAAAGGTTATAGGCTCAGGGAGGACCGATGCCGGTGTCCATGCCCAGGGCCAGGTTGTGAATTTCCTGAGTCATACTACCATTCCTCCGGAAAGGTTTCCCCTGGCGCTGAACTCCGTTCTCCCCTCCGATATTGTGGTTTGGGAAGCGGAAGACGTACCCCAAGAGTTTCACGCCCGCTTTGATGCCGTGAAAAAAACCTATCGCTATACAATTTATAACGACAGGCATCTTTCCCCCTTTTGGCGCTATTTCGCCTATCATGTGCCGGTACCCCTGGATATAGAGCGAATGTCCGTTGCTGCCCGGGAATTTCAAGGAACCCATGATTTTAGAGGTTTTTGTGCCAAAGACACGGCTGTAAAGGATTTTGTCAGGACCATCTATACCTGCCAGGTGGAAAAAGAGGGGCCTCTGGTCACTATTACTGTCACAGGTGATGGTTTCCTATATAATATGGTAAGAATCATGACAGGAACACTCATTGAGGTTGGGCTCGGCAAACGCCGGCCGGAAGAAATACCCGGTCTCCTTGCCGCCAAAGAGCGTAAGCTGGCCGGTGCAACGGTACCACCCCAGGGCTTATGTCTCTGGTCAGTGGAGTATAAAAATGGGAACTGA
- the rplM gene encoding 50S ribosomal protein L13, giving the protein MAKAQDIKRKWYIIDAADKTLGRLASEAAAILRGKHKPTFTPHVDTGDHVIIINAEKVQLTGKKLHQKQLIRHSRFPGGLKTIDYATLLQTRPELAVEAAIKGMLPHNRLGAAMYRKLKVYRGPQHPHEAQKPEVWELRG; this is encoded by the coding sequence ATGGCGAAGGCCCAGGATATTAAAAGAAAATGGTACATCATCGATGCTGCCGATAAGACCCTTGGTCGCCTGGCATCAGAAGCTGCCGCTATTTTACGTGGTAAACATAAACCCACCTTTACACCCCATGTGGATACCGGTGACCATGTGATTATTATTAATGCCGAAAAAGTACAGCTTACCGGTAAAAAACTGCACCAAAAACAATTAATCAGGCATTCCCGTTTCCCCGGTGGTCTGAAAACCATCGACTATGCTACACTTTTACAGACAAGACCTGAACTGGCCGTAGAGGCAGCCATTAAGGGAATGCTGCCCCATAACCGTTTAGGCGCTGCCATGTACCGGAAACTTAAAGTATACAGAGGACCACAACATCCCCATGAAGCTCAAAAACCCGAAGTTTGGGAATTACGGGGTTAA
- the rpsI gene encoding 30S ribosomal protein S9: MAQVQYAGTGRRKTSVARVRIVPGEGKVVINNRPLTEYFGKKTLEMIVKQPLVLTNTEGRFDVLAKVMGGGITGQAGAVRLGIARALLKADAGLRPLLKRAGFLTRDPRMKERKKYGLKGARRAPQFSKR; the protein is encoded by the coding sequence GTGGCACAAGTACAATATGCCGGAACTGGACGACGTAAAACTTCTGTAGCTCGTGTACGTATTGTACCTGGTGAAGGTAAAGTCGTTATCAATAACAGACCTTTAACCGAATATTTCGGTAAGAAGACTTTAGAGATGATCGTTAAGCAGCCTTTAGTACTTACGAATACTGAAGGACGTTTTGATGTGCTGGCTAAAGTCATGGGCGGCGGTATCACTGGTCAAGCCGGTGCTGTACGTTTAGGTATTGCCCGTGCCCTTTTAAAGGCAGATGCAGGCTTAAGACCATTATTAAAGCGTGCTGGTTTCTTAACCCGTGACCCGCGCATGAAGGAGCGTAAGAAGTACGGCTTAAAAGGCGCTCGTCGTGCACCTCAATTCTCCAAGCGTTAA
- a CDS encoding N-acetylmuramoyl-L-alanine amidase, with amino-acid sequence MRIIEIKKRYIVWALLVVFVAGSLFRFEHWRKSQEAQAIRAMSWVVASRVIIVDPGHGGEDPGKVSPSGVYEKDINLAVAKKLFTILSQGGATVIMTRDKDAALSNGQDTVRQRKRADLISRVELAEKANADMYIALHCNSFPSGRWYGAQTFYSPSVPGSKELATFIQEELVAFLGNTTRKPKADSSSLIFKTARLPIVNVEMGFLSNKEEEKLLQDPAYQDKIAWSIYAGVVRYLMEYGEQYKPTMEYIEK; translated from the coding sequence ATGAGAATTATAGAGATCAAGAAACGCTATATTGTATGGGCTTTGTTAGTTGTTTTTGTTGCGGGCAGCCTTTTTAGGTTTGAACACTGGAGAAAGAGCCAGGAGGCTCAGGCTATCAGAGCCATGTCTTGGGTTGTGGCCAGCCGGGTAATCATTGTTGATCCCGGTCATGGAGGAGAAGACCCGGGTAAAGTGAGTCCCTCCGGGGTCTACGAAAAAGATATTAACTTAGCGGTAGCCAAAAAGCTTTTTACCATCCTCTCTCAAGGGGGCGCCACAGTGATTATGACCCGGGATAAAGATGCGGCTTTAAGCAACGGTCAGGATACTGTGCGCCAGAGAAAGAGAGCTGATCTTATCTCAAGGGTGGAATTAGCGGAAAAAGCCAATGCCGATATGTATATAGCCCTTCACTGTAATTCCTTTCCCTCGGGGCGCTGGTACGGGGCCCAGACTTTTTACAGTCCTTCTGTACCGGGCAGCAAGGAACTGGCTACCTTTATCCAGGAGGAACTGGTAGCTTTCCTAGGGAATACCACGCGTAAGCCTAAAGCCGACTCCTCTTCCCTCATCTTTAAAACAGCCAGGTTACCCATTGTCAATGTGGAGATGGGTTTCCTCTCCAATAAAGAGGAGGAGAAACTCTTACAGGACCCTGCATACCAGGATAAAATCGCCTGGTCCATATACGCCGGAGTAGTACGGTATTTGATGGAATACGGGGAACAATATAAACCGACGATGGAGTACATAGAGAAATGA
- a CDS encoding DUF4434 domain-containing protein, translating to MITANSYPIVNGTFIQADMTLSWDRKTWESEFHYLHEVGMRYLVLMGITSTAGNVTKTIYPSKITGFQKTGQVDALDLCLSSAEAAGFKVFLGINFNQEWWKKGARDPQWLYRQMDRGNLIADELYELYHHKYSGAFHGWYWEYEVDNLNFKTEKELAVLAKALNITLLHLKEDKEKLPLLLSPFMNKRYSTPEEYGENWAFVFSNTELGQGDIFCPQDCVGGGGLELGDVTRWFTALKKAVDTKPGLLFWANVESFDHKNWVSAPLKRFIKQLETVSPLVDNCLTFSYSHYYSPNNIDKGFHETYLDYVEKGSLEGGKPAPPGEVKARKVGKTQFLISWGPASDDFGICGYLLYRDKKLIFSTQAQRKYGGDPQGIVMSYTDTAFPYLTWKNPIYEVRAFDFAGNVSDSVKAVNVV from the coding sequence GTGATAACAGCAAATAGCTACCCAATTGTCAACGGGACCTTTATTCAAGCAGACATGACTTTAAGCTGGGACAGGAAAACGTGGGAGAGTGAATTTCATTATCTCCATGAAGTAGGAATGCGATACCTTGTCCTGATGGGCATAACAAGTACCGCGGGGAATGTGACGAAAACCATTTATCCTTCTAAAATAACGGGTTTTCAGAAAACAGGACAAGTGGATGCTCTGGATTTATGTCTAAGTAGTGCCGAAGCGGCAGGTTTTAAAGTTTTTCTGGGGATTAACTTTAATCAAGAATGGTGGAAGAAAGGAGCCAGGGACCCCCAATGGCTTTATCGGCAAATGGACAGGGGTAATTTAATTGCGGATGAACTGTATGAATTGTATCATCATAAATATTCTGGGGCTTTTCATGGTTGGTACTGGGAGTATGAGGTAGACAATCTTAATTTCAAAACTGAAAAAGAATTAGCGGTTTTAGCCAAGGCCCTTAATATAACCCTCTTACACTTAAAAGAAGATAAAGAAAAGCTGCCCCTGTTGTTATCTCCTTTTATGAACAAGCGTTACTCCACTCCCGAAGAATATGGGGAGAACTGGGCCTTCGTTTTTAGCAATACTGAATTGGGACAAGGAGATATCTTTTGCCCTCAGGATTGTGTGGGCGGCGGGGGGTTGGAATTAGGAGACGTAACACGCTGGTTTACAGCCCTAAAAAAGGCTGTAGATACGAAACCTGGATTGCTATTCTGGGCTAATGTGGAATCTTTTGACCATAAAAACTGGGTGAGTGCACCTTTAAAACGTTTTATAAAGCAACTGGAGACTGTAAGCCCCCTGGTAGATAACTGTCTGACCTTTTCTTACAGTCATTACTACAGCCCTAATAATATCGATAAGGGTTTTCATGAGACTTATTTGGATTATGTAGAAAAGGGCAGCCTTGAAGGGGGGAAACCTGCTCCTCCCGGGGAGGTGAAAGCAAGAAAAGTTGGCAAGACGCAGTTTTTAATTAGCTGGGGGCCAGCCAGTGACGATTTTGGCATATGTGGTTATTTATTGTACCGTGATAAAAAATTAATCTTTTCTACCCAGGCACAGAGAAAATATGGAGGGGATCCCCAAGGGATAGTCATGAGCTATACCGATACAGCGTTTCCCTATTTAACATGGAAAAATCCCATCTATGAGGTAAGAGCTTTTGATTTCGCCGGAAATGTGTCTGACTCCGTAAAAGCTGTAAACGTTGTATAA
- a CDS encoding accessory gene regulator ArgB-like protein, producing the protein MEKYIELSNLKEGMEENMSYSGLSTRISSYLARELKYCEEKKKILAYAVESILITVLGFAIIMFIGLLLRAPYETFFAAVAAGTLRKFSGGAHFSTPAKCLLTGGLVYPLFGLTVKNVLLDYVKEPMFLTVVLAAAAVSFYMVFKYAPVDSVNKPIVSPEFRKKLFRASIITVLVFYAVAFLNYRTSLGLSILGGIFLQAVTLLPPLNGQRR; encoded by the coding sequence ATGGAAAAATATATAGAATTAAGTAACCTAAAAGAGGGAATGGAGGAAAATATGTCTTACTCAGGGTTAAGTACACGCATCAGTTCATATTTAGCTCGAGAATTAAAATACTGCGAGGAAAAAAAGAAAATTTTGGCATATGCTGTGGAAAGTATATTAATAACAGTACTGGGTTTTGCCATTATTATGTTTATCGGTCTGTTACTAAGAGCGCCATATGAAACCTTTTTTGCAGCTGTGGCCGCTGGTACATTAAGAAAATTCAGCGGGGGAGCACACTTTTCTACACCTGCAAAATGCTTGCTTACCGGCGGTTTGGTCTACCCACTATTCGGATTGACAGTAAAAAATGTCTTACTGGATTATGTGAAAGAACCCATGTTTTTAACAGTTGTTTTAGCTGCAGCAGCTGTAAGCTTTTACATGGTTTTCAAATATGCTCCGGTGGATTCGGTGAACAAACCCATAGTCTCGCCAGAATTTCGAAAAAAATTATTTAGGGCCTCAATAATCACAGTGTTAGTGTTTTATGCAGTGGCATTTTTAAATTATCGTACAAGTTTAGGATTATCCATATTAGGGGGAATTTTTCTTCAGGCAGTTACCTTGCTGCCCCCCCTCAATGGGCAAAGGAGGTGA
- a CDS encoding cyclic lactone autoinducer peptide has protein sequence MLLLTLTSTLLFLIATVSSAFACSAWYHQPETPKSLIK, from the coding sequence ATGTTGTTGCTAACCCTTACATCCACACTGTTATTCTTAATTGCTACTGTTAGTAGCGCTTTTGCGTGTAGCGCATGGTACCATCAGCCCGAAACTCCCAAGAGCCTCATCAAGTAG
- a CDS encoding transposase, giving the protein MKKLCKPTFEKKDHGQGAGIPVLKTIWDLFDLSLLFSQSGIRKHSGIPAWLLAFAYICGLANHSSSANQNAKFSTEAPFLQQLLSGQIISQSAFSRFLSKPFQWLRFSLGRFARLQENTDSRLTDGDIIALDDTKIEHPHGKKIPFLCWLFDSSDKCHVWCINLVSTLAVLKNGLEYPMLWRFWVKNGQENEKQTKLDLAKQMLAEVRQLNKARLWVAMDRWFLCKKFLNWLMGQNFDWVTKAKRNTALFRKIYDPVLGKERYIKLNPKQLLREVYSQLRVLGKESVLSIPDIYIKMPYETLTRKGKPITRQRFLPIAAIAATYEKQAVEGSIVLPEEECPATFKDAYLLISNRVDTPEEAATAYAKRWRIEVFYRTAKQNLGLTSCYAQSETAHFAHVELLFTAKTLLCYASWECNKEGAEQAPSLCEVIRYFFNAGCRIRCCEQLIQVYFDTATQRFSRLIDKFWPHSLELRLWNWKNYPETA; this is encoded by the coding sequence ATGAAGAAACTGTGTAAACCAACTTTCGAAAAAAAGGATCACGGTCAAGGTGCCGGAATCCCGGTACTCAAGACAATTTGGGATTTGTTTGACCTGTCTCTGCTGTTTTCCCAGTCCGGAATACGCAAACACTCCGGAATTCCAGCGTGGCTCCTGGCTTTTGCCTACATCTGCGGCCTTGCTAATCATTCAAGTTCTGCAAATCAAAATGCTAAGTTTTCAACGGAAGCTCCATTTTTACAACAACTGCTTTCCGGGCAAATCATCTCTCAAAGTGCCTTCAGCCGGTTTCTCTCCAAGCCCTTTCAGTGGCTCCGGTTCTCTTTGGGCAGATTTGCCAGGTTACAAGAAAACACGGATAGCAGGCTGACCGACGGCGATATCATTGCCTTAGACGATACTAAAATTGAGCATCCTCACGGTAAAAAAATCCCCTTTCTCTGTTGGCTCTTTGACAGTTCGGATAAGTGCCATGTATGGTGCATTAATCTTGTGTCGACCCTGGCTGTCTTAAAGAATGGGCTCGAATATCCTATGCTGTGGCGCTTCTGGGTTAAAAATGGCCAGGAGAATGAAAAACAAACCAAGCTTGATCTTGCTAAACAGATGCTCGCAGAGGTGCGTCAGTTGAACAAGGCCAGACTCTGGGTAGCCATGGATCGCTGGTTTTTGTGTAAAAAGTTCCTGAACTGGCTGATGGGTCAAAATTTTGACTGGGTTACCAAAGCCAAACGTAACACGGCGCTATTCAGGAAAATCTACGACCCGGTACTAGGAAAGGAACGCTACATTAAACTTAATCCGAAGCAACTGCTGCGAGAAGTTTATTCCCAGCTTCGGGTCCTTGGCAAAGAATCGGTTCTCAGTATTCCGGACATTTACATCAAAATGCCCTATGAGACCTTAACACGCAAGGGAAAACCCATTACTAGACAACGTTTTTTACCCATAGCTGCCATTGCAGCCACTTATGAGAAGCAGGCTGTCGAGGGCAGCATAGTTCTTCCGGAGGAAGAATGCCCGGCAACCTTCAAGGATGCGTATCTCCTGATAAGCAATCGCGTAGATACGCCGGAAGAAGCTGCAACTGCCTATGCTAAACGATGGAGAATAGAAGTTTTTTACCGCACCGCTAAACAGAATCTTGGTTTAACATCTTGCTATGCTCAGTCTGAAACAGCTCATTTCGCACATGTGGAGCTCTTGTTTACAGCGAAGACCCTTCTTTGTTATGCCTCTTGGGAGTGCAATAAAGAAGGCGCCGAACAAGCCCCCTCCCTCTGCGAAGTGATAAGGTACTTCTTCAACGCCGGTTGTCGGATCCGCTGTTGCGAGCAGTTGATCCAAGTCTATTTTGACACGGCAACCCAGCGTTTTTCAAGGCTTATTGATAAATTCTGGCCACATTCTTTGGAACTTAGGTTATGGAATTGGAAAAATTATCCTGAAACTGCATAA